The Streptomyces sp. RKAG293 genome includes a region encoding these proteins:
- a CDS encoding protein kinase, which translates to MDTGLYIGPDGAPDRYRLLRSIGRGGEAVLYLAEIELGGGTEPVVVKVLDSKTTLSQEQFDRISSKWREQAELLRFVNRLGVVGIREHFEGPSAHRTGEAAPEAAGRALYLVMNHVDGLDLRDWRAERALDTPAERREAVRCLEQLADVLDWLHTGSATPSGRSVVHGDLSPGNVMIDANGQATLVDFGLSKLTADHQTAEVWFTPGFAAPEVFEGKRSAATDRYAFGALAYFLLSGESPATMPEQIRAALLALPELAGLEPERAARIAAVFATDPGNRPESLSAWVRELRPAVISTTRTPRTSGPKDAVPVADAAPPPPDQAPAVPPLPDRPAPVPMPVHAPPVHTPPPSYIPAPPEEDPVTDTRPTVVLGAQPQPPAPTPTQTPEQVEAPVAAFHQQPPPRGPGPGPGPGSGSGSGSGPATAATPLPPKRGKKGPLILAAVLAVVLMASGALVAVKFMGDDKKDGDTAAAKNSTSAQQQSSSPPQTTTPPTTPETTDATPSDGVSSSGDPTGPTAVSPGSTDSLTASTAVDENDSLETGTATIDAKVYTDVLRTKGCSGGYAEYYLGRAWKSMSTVVGLDDYGKNGPVTFTFTADGKRVSFQQLLLGVAKPVTMDVSGALRLRIEWKQNDTDVCGVGVLASPTLKQ; encoded by the coding sequence GTGGACACCGGTCTGTACATCGGCCCTGACGGCGCACCCGACCGTTACCGCCTGCTGCGATCCATCGGCCGCGGAGGTGAGGCCGTGCTCTACCTCGCCGAGATCGAACTCGGCGGTGGCACCGAACCCGTCGTCGTCAAGGTGCTCGATTCGAAGACGACGCTGTCGCAGGAACAGTTCGACCGGATCAGCTCCAAATGGCGTGAGCAGGCCGAGCTGTTGCGGTTCGTCAACCGCCTCGGTGTGGTCGGCATCCGCGAGCACTTCGAGGGTCCGTCCGCGCACCGTACGGGTGAGGCCGCCCCGGAGGCGGCGGGCCGCGCCCTGTACCTGGTCATGAACCATGTGGACGGCCTCGACCTGCGTGACTGGCGCGCCGAGCGCGCCCTGGACACCCCCGCAGAACGCCGCGAGGCCGTGCGCTGTCTGGAACAGCTCGCCGACGTCCTGGACTGGCTGCACACGGGCTCCGCCACTCCCTCCGGCCGCTCGGTGGTGCACGGCGACCTCTCCCCCGGCAACGTCATGATCGACGCCAACGGCCAGGCCACCCTGGTCGACTTCGGTCTGAGCAAGCTGACCGCGGACCATCAGACCGCCGAGGTGTGGTTCACCCCCGGGTTCGCCGCGCCGGAGGTCTTCGAGGGCAAGCGCAGCGCCGCGACCGACCGCTACGCCTTCGGCGCCCTCGCGTACTTCCTGCTCAGCGGGGAGTCGCCGGCCACCATGCCGGAGCAGATCAGGGCCGCGCTGCTGGCGCTGCCCGAGCTGGCCGGTCTTGAGCCGGAGCGGGCGGCGCGGATCGCGGCGGTCTTCGCGACGGATCCGGGGAACCGGCCGGAGTCGCTGTCGGCGTGGGTGCGTGAGCTGCGCCCGGCGGTGATCTCGACGACGCGCACTCCGCGCACCTCGGGACCCAAGGACGCGGTCCCGGTCGCGGACGCCGCCCCGCCGCCGCCCGACCAGGCGCCGGCCGTACCGCCGCTTCCGGACCGGCCGGCCCCCGTCCCCATGCCGGTCCACGCACCGCCGGTGCACACGCCGCCGCCCTCGTACATCCCGGCGCCGCCGGAGGAGGACCCGGTGACGGACACCAGGCCCACGGTGGTGCTCGGAGCACAGCCACAGCCACCGGCACCGACCCCGACGCAAACCCCGGAGCAGGTGGAGGCGCCGGTGGCCGCGTTCCACCAGCAGCCGCCTCCGCGGGGCCCAGGCCCAGGCCCAGGTCCCGGTTCCGGTTCCGGTTCCGGTTCCGGTCCCGCGACGGCGGCGACCCCGCTGCCGCCCAAGCGTGGCAAGAAGGGCCCGCTGATCCTGGCCGCGGTCCTCGCCGTCGTGCTGATGGCGTCCGGGGCGCTGGTCGCCGTCAAGTTCATGGGCGACGACAAGAAGGACGGCGACACGGCCGCCGCGAAGAACAGCACCAGCGCACAGCAGCAGAGCAGTTCGCCGCCGCAGACCACGACCCCGCCCACCACGCCGGAGACCACGGACGCGACGCCGTCCGACGGCGTGTCCTCCTCGGGCGACCCGACGGGTCCGACCGCGGTGTCGCCGGGCTCCACGGACTCCCTGACCGCCTCCACGGCCGTCGATGAGAACGACAGCCTGGAGACCGGCACGGCCACCATCGACGCCAAGGTGTACACGGACGTGCTGCGCACCAAGGGCTGCTCAGGCGGCTACGCCGAGTACTACCTGGGCCGCGCGTGGAAGTCCATGTCGACCGTCGTGGGGCTCGACGACTACGGAAAGAACGGTCCGGTCACGTTCACCTTCACCGCGGACGGCAAGCGGGTCTCGTTCCAGCAGCTCCTGCTCGGTGTGGCGAAGCCGGTGACCATGGATGTGAGCGGCGCGCTGCGACTGCGGATCGAGTGGAAGCAGAACGACACCGATGTGTGCGGTGTGGGAGTGCTCGCCAGTCCGACGCTCAAGCAGTAG
- a CDS encoding helix-turn-helix transcriptional regulator, which produces MLSTVQTQSVSPVFVGRDSEMTRLADALARARAGEPQGLVVSGEAGVGKTRLTEEFLAAAASSGAVTAVGGCVEIGADGLPFAPVSTALRSLYRQLGDELTAAAGNQAGELSRLLPELGEHREMTRDGRDSQDDDGRVRLFELTARLLERLAADRTVVLVLEDLHWGDRSTRELLAYLFRSLHRGRLVIVATYRSDDIHRRHPLRPFLAELDRLRTVDRIELSRFSRAEVRRQITGILAAEPEGGMVDRVFERSDGNPFFVEELAVSIQQGCSSGLSDSLRDLLLVRLETLSEDAQRAARIVAEGGTTVEYPLLAAVAGLSEDDLIEALRACVGANILLPSEDGDGYRFRHSLVREAVSDDLLPGERSRINRRYAQALEAGPGLVRTDERAARLASYWYYAHDPAKALPAVLRASVEARHRHAYAEQHRLLERALELWEDTPEEIRGELRPADYAEVYPPCGCHPDTPLSFLDLLAEITVSARLSGEPERAFAVAKRALRLIDDTTDALRAAWFRAQRSRLVQDLGRGDGWEDVGRAQELLRGLPPSAVHADVLAFAAAWMMIHKSGEEAITTAERAVDLARLVGARETELNARLTLGLLHADSGDVEGGLVLAEDVCREARKLGLPGLIGRSHGNLASVLEGVGRSHDAIAVATEGIELVREIATRSVRAYLRGNEGESLFSLGLWDRSEAAVQWARTNGSGRMAAGGQTMNLGFLALRRGRTGAADEYATAARESFLHDTQPQHLVPIRTLTLEIAVRRGRFDEARTVLADALDEGFVPGTSRYWWPLLAAGAAAEADAPWMTVDDRDRAAHLKRIRTTASSLPRLAPVWEAYALLVEAELARAEGQAAPERWAAVVRAFEPVGRPYELAQSRYRWAEALLATGHEAGEAREARESREEACALLTLAHTAAETLGARPLTDEVALLAQRARLSLHEPAGRDGARAVPAVDEPADPAEALGLTARERDVLRLVTDGRTNRQIAEELFISPKTASVHVSNILAKLNVSGRGEAAALAHRLRLFTVPSV; this is translated from the coding sequence ATGCTCAGCACTGTGCAGACCCAGTCCGTCAGCCCCGTCTTCGTCGGCCGCGACAGCGAAATGACCCGCCTCGCCGATGCGCTCGCCCGCGCCCGAGCGGGCGAGCCGCAGGGCCTGGTCGTCAGCGGTGAGGCCGGCGTCGGCAAGACCCGCCTCACCGAGGAGTTCCTCGCGGCGGCCGCCTCGTCGGGCGCGGTCACCGCCGTCGGCGGCTGTGTGGAGATCGGCGCGGACGGTCTGCCCTTCGCCCCGGTGTCGACCGCACTGCGCTCGCTGTATCGGCAGCTCGGGGACGAGCTGACGGCCGCCGCAGGCAACCAGGCGGGCGAGCTGTCGCGGCTCCTGCCCGAGCTGGGCGAACACCGCGAGATGACGCGCGACGGACGCGATTCGCAGGACGACGACGGCCGGGTGCGGCTCTTCGAGCTCACCGCCCGGCTGCTGGAACGGCTCGCGGCGGACCGTACCGTCGTCCTCGTCCTGGAGGACCTGCACTGGGGCGACCGCTCCACCCGCGAGCTGCTCGCCTATCTCTTCCGGTCGCTGCACCGCGGCCGGCTCGTGATCGTGGCCACCTACCGGTCCGACGACATCCACCGCAGGCACCCGCTGCGGCCCTTCCTCGCCGAGCTGGACCGGCTGCGCACCGTCGACCGGATCGAGCTGTCCCGGTTCAGCCGCGCGGAGGTCCGCCGCCAGATCACCGGCATCCTGGCCGCCGAGCCCGAAGGCGGCATGGTGGACCGGGTCTTCGAGCGTTCCGACGGCAACCCGTTCTTCGTGGAGGAACTCGCCGTCAGCATCCAGCAGGGCTGCAGCTCCGGGCTGAGCGACTCACTGCGCGACCTGCTGCTGGTACGGCTCGAAACGCTGTCGGAGGACGCCCAGCGCGCCGCGCGGATCGTCGCCGAAGGCGGCACCACCGTGGAGTACCCGCTGCTCGCCGCCGTCGCGGGACTCTCCGAGGACGACCTCATCGAGGCGCTGCGCGCCTGCGTCGGCGCCAACATCCTGCTGCCCTCCGAGGACGGCGACGGCTACCGCTTCCGGCACTCCCTGGTCCGCGAGGCGGTCAGCGACGATCTCCTGCCCGGGGAGCGCAGCCGGATCAACCGCCGGTACGCACAGGCCCTGGAGGCCGGCCCCGGCCTCGTCCGCACGGACGAGCGGGCCGCCCGGCTGGCCAGCTACTGGTACTACGCGCACGACCCGGCCAAGGCGCTGCCCGCCGTGCTGCGCGCCTCCGTCGAGGCCCGGCACCGGCACGCCTACGCCGAGCAGCACCGGTTGCTGGAGCGCGCCCTGGAGCTGTGGGAGGACACGCCGGAGGAGATCCGCGGCGAGCTGCGCCCCGCGGACTACGCCGAGGTCTACCCGCCGTGCGGCTGCCACCCCGACACCCCGCTGAGCTTCCTCGACCTGCTGGCCGAGATCACCGTCTCCGCCCGGCTGAGCGGTGAGCCCGAGCGCGCCTTCGCCGTGGCCAAGCGCGCGCTCCGGCTGATCGACGACACGACGGACGCGCTGCGGGCCGCCTGGTTCCGGGCCCAGCGCTCGCGACTGGTCCAGGACCTGGGCCGCGGCGACGGCTGGGAGGACGTGGGCCGCGCCCAGGAGCTCCTGCGCGGTCTGCCGCCGTCCGCCGTCCACGCCGACGTCCTCGCCTTCGCCGCCGCCTGGATGATGATCCACAAGTCCGGTGAGGAGGCCATCACCACGGCGGAGCGGGCCGTGGACCTGGCCCGCCTGGTCGGCGCCCGCGAGACGGAACTGAACGCCCGGCTGACCCTCGGGCTGCTGCACGCCGACTCCGGGGACGTCGAGGGCGGTCTGGTGCTGGCCGAAGACGTCTGCCGCGAAGCGCGCAAGCTCGGACTGCCCGGGCTCATCGGCCGCTCCCACGGCAACCTCGCCTCGGTCCTGGAGGGCGTCGGCCGGTCCCACGACGCCATCGCGGTCGCCACCGAGGGCATCGAGCTGGTCCGGGAGATCGCCACCCGCAGCGTCCGCGCCTATCTGCGCGGCAACGAGGGCGAGTCGCTGTTCTCGCTCGGGCTGTGGGACCGCAGCGAGGCGGCGGTCCAGTGGGCCCGCACCAACGGGTCCGGAAGGATGGCGGCCGGCGGACAGACGATGAACCTGGGCTTCCTCGCCCTGCGCCGCGGCCGGACCGGAGCGGCCGACGAGTACGCGACGGCCGCCCGCGAGAGCTTTCTGCACGACACCCAGCCGCAGCACCTGGTCCCGATCCGCACGCTGACGCTGGAGATCGCCGTCCGGCGGGGCCGCTTCGACGAGGCGCGTACGGTCCTGGCCGACGCGCTCGACGAGGGCTTCGTGCCCGGCACGTCCCGCTACTGGTGGCCGCTGCTGGCCGCCGGCGCCGCCGCCGAGGCGGACGCGCCCTGGATGACCGTCGACGACCGGGACCGCGCGGCGCACCTGAAGCGCATCCGCACCACCGCGTCGTCACTGCCCCGGCTCGCACCGGTCTGGGAGGCGTACGCCCTGCTCGTCGAGGCGGAGCTGGCCCGCGCCGAGGGACAGGCCGCGCCCGAGCGGTGGGCCGCCGTGGTCCGCGCCTTCGAACCGGTGGGGCGCCCGTACGAACTCGCCCAGAGCCGCTACCGGTGGGCCGAGGCGCTGCTGGCCACCGGGCACGAGGCCGGGGAGGCCCGCGAGGCCAGGGAGAGCCGTGAGGAGGCCTGCGCGCTCCTCACGCTCGCCCACACGGCCGCCGAAACGCTCGGCGCGCGCCCGCTGACCGACGAGGTCGCGCTGCTCGCCCAGCGCGCCCGGCTGTCGCTGCACGAGCCGGCCGGCCGGGACGGCGCGCGGGCGGTCCCCGCGGTGGACGAACCCGCCGATCCGGCCGAGGCGCTGGGCCTGACGGCACGCGAGCGCGATGTGCTGCGGCTGGTCACCGACGGCCGGACGAACCGTCAGATCGCCGAGGAGCTCTTCATCTCGCCGAAGACGGCGAGCGTGCACGTCTCCAACATCCTGGCCAAGCTCAACGTCTCCGGCCGGGGCGAGGCGGCGGCACTGGCGCACCGGCTGCGGCTGTTCACGGTTCCGTCCGTATGA
- a CDS encoding DUF6191 domain-containing protein produces the protein MFNPLEELFTPGRKHTDDERNRLALSREDTGDNDPGRGSIDLESGTVVIRTEP, from the coding sequence ATGTTCAATCCCCTCGAGGAGCTGTTCACCCCGGGACGCAAGCACACCGACGACGAGCGGAACCGGCTGGCGCTGTCCCGCGAGGACACCGGCGACAACGATCCCGGACGCGGGTCGATAGACCTCGAGTCCGGGACGGTCGTCATACGGACGGAACCGTGA
- a CDS encoding PQQ-dependent sugar dehydrogenase has product MHRRTTTATTVTAVTSVLAAAALLAGCSSPGGGVPEPPATSRPATSTAAAPTATAEPSDSESAAPATGTATVTGTVATGLTTPWGVAELPDGALLVASRDTGKILRTDPATGKTTEVGSVPGVAGGTPGSEGGLLGLAISPSFGADRLVYAYFTTADDNRIARMLYDPSRPVGQQLGAPDTILRGIPSGTNHNGGRIAFGPDKMLYAGTGESGNQPLAQDKTSLGGKILRMTPDGQPAHGNPEADSVVYSYGHRNVQGLAWDAQGRLWAAEFGQNTWDELNLIEPGKNYGWPVVEGQAHRAGYVDPVAQWHTDDASPSGIAYAAGCIWMASLKGERLWRIPLDGTKAAAAPQAFFTGTYGRLRTVVTVEDGTLLLTTSNTDGRGTPKPGDDRILRLKVG; this is encoded by the coding sequence GTGCACCGCCGTACCACCACCGCGACCACCGTGACCGCCGTGACGTCCGTGCTCGCCGCCGCCGCGCTGCTCGCGGGCTGCTCGTCGCCCGGCGGCGGGGTGCCGGAGCCGCCGGCCACGTCGCGGCCGGCCACCTCCACCGCCGCCGCTCCCACGGCGACCGCCGAACCGTCGGATTCCGAGTCCGCCGCTCCGGCGACGGGTACCGCCACCGTGACCGGGACCGTCGCCACCGGCCTCACCACGCCGTGGGGGGTGGCCGAACTCCCGGACGGGGCACTGCTGGTCGCCTCCCGGGACACCGGGAAGATCCTCAGGACCGATCCGGCCACCGGGAAGACCACCGAGGTCGGCTCGGTGCCGGGGGTGGCCGGCGGGACGCCGGGCAGCGAGGGCGGGCTGCTCGGGCTCGCGATCTCCCCGTCGTTCGGCGCGGACCGGCTGGTGTACGCGTACTTCACCACCGCCGACGACAACCGCATCGCGCGCATGCTCTACGACCCGTCCCGGCCCGTCGGCCAGCAGCTGGGGGCGCCGGACACGATCCTGCGCGGCATCCCCAGCGGCACCAACCACAACGGCGGCCGGATCGCCTTCGGCCCCGACAAGATGCTCTACGCCGGGACCGGTGAGAGCGGGAACCAGCCGCTGGCCCAGGACAAGACGTCGCTGGGCGGGAAGATCCTGCGGATGACCCCGGACGGGCAGCCGGCGCACGGCAACCCCGAGGCGGACTCCGTGGTCTATTCGTACGGCCACCGCAATGTGCAGGGCCTGGCGTGGGACGCGCAGGGCCGGCTGTGGGCGGCGGAGTTCGGACAGAACACCTGGGACGAGCTGAACCTCATCGAGCCGGGCAAGAACTACGGCTGGCCGGTCGTCGAGGGCCAGGCGCACCGCGCGGGATACGTCGACCCCGTCGCGCAGTGGCACACCGACGACGCCTCCCCCAGCGGCATCGCCTACGCCGCCGGCTGCATCTGGATGGCCTCGCTGAAGGGCGAGCGGCTGTGGCGCATCCCGCTGGACGGCACGAAGGCCGCCGCGGCCCCGCAGGCGTTCTTCACAGGAACCTACGGGCGGCTGCGTACCGTGGTGACCGTGGAGGACGGCACCCTGCTGCTGACCACGAGCAACACGGACGGGCGGGGCACCCCCAAGCCCGGCGACGACCGCATTCTGCGGCTCAAGGTCGGCTGA
- a CDS encoding aldo/keto reductase: MERRTIGAAALEVGAVGLGCMPMSWAYSASRQDGEGSLRAVHTALDSGTSLLDTADMYGPFTNELLVGRVLRERRQDVFVSTKCGLLVGEQHIVANGRPGYVKRACDASLRRLQTDVIDLYQLHRIDAEVPVEETWGAMAELVAAGKVRALGLCAVGARGNRRTGSRMHDETIRQLVRAQQVFPVSCVQAELSVWSTEALEALVPWCAARGVGFMAAMPLGNGFLTGTLTPGQGFEPDDLRARHPRFTAEMMAANQPIVAGLRRIAERHGATPAQVALAWVLGQGPAVVPVPGTKTGRWAAENAGAAALRLEPADFAEIAGLPAVRGSWD; encoded by the coding sequence GTGGAGCGCAGGACAATCGGTGCAGCAGCTCTCGAAGTGGGCGCCGTGGGCCTGGGCTGCATGCCCATGAGCTGGGCGTACAGCGCTTCGCGGCAGGACGGCGAGGGGTCCCTGCGGGCGGTGCACACGGCGCTGGACAGCGGGACGTCGCTGCTGGACACCGCCGACATGTACGGGCCGTTCACCAATGAGCTGCTGGTCGGGCGGGTGCTGCGGGAGCGCCGTCAGGACGTGTTCGTCTCCACCAAGTGCGGGCTGCTGGTGGGCGAGCAGCACATCGTGGCCAACGGGCGGCCCGGCTACGTCAAGCGGGCCTGCGACGCGTCGCTGCGGCGGCTGCAGACCGATGTCATCGACCTGTACCAGCTGCACCGGATCGACGCGGAGGTCCCGGTCGAGGAAACCTGGGGCGCGATGGCGGAGCTGGTGGCGGCGGGCAAGGTGCGTGCGCTGGGGCTGTGCGCGGTCGGCGCCCGCGGAAACCGGCGGACCGGCTCCCGTATGCACGACGAAACGATCCGGCAGCTGGTGCGCGCGCAGCAGGTCTTCCCGGTGAGCTGTGTGCAGGCGGAGTTGTCCGTGTGGTCCACCGAGGCGCTGGAGGCGCTCGTGCCGTGGTGCGCGGCGCGCGGTGTCGGGTTCATGGCGGCGATGCCGCTCGGCAACGGCTTCCTCACCGGCACCCTCACCCCGGGGCAGGGCTTCGAGCCGGACGATCTGCGGGCCCGGCATCCCCGGTTCACGGCCGAGATGATGGCCGCCAACCAGCCGATCGTGGCGGGCCTGCGGCGGATCGCGGAACGGCACGGCGCGACCCCGGCCCAGGTGGCGCTGGCCTGGGTGCTGGGCCAGGGGCCCGCGGTGGTTCCGGTGCCGGGCACCAAGACCGGGCGCTGGGCGGCGGAGAACGCGGGGGCGGCGGCGCTCCGCCTGGAGCCGGCGGACTTCGCGGAGATCGCCGGGCTGCCCGCCGTACGGGGCTCCTGGGACTGA
- a CDS encoding 2-hydroxyacid dehydrogenase yields the protein MADTLLNHRPQVWLPIPAEEIGPLPTDLDYVFWNGADAYPADPSTAAFYVVPYMKGAEVAARPLPRMTGLRVVQTLSAGTDQVAGYLGHLPPGVRLCNARGVHEASTAELTLALTLASLRGIPRFVRGQDAEEWHDGFYPALADKSVLIIGYGSIGSAIEDRLTPFECDIVRVARTARPSPRGPVHALAELPELLPEADVVVLSTPLTEATRGLVGAEFLSRMKDGALLVNVARGPVVDTKALLAELESGRLRAALDVTDPEPLPAGHPLWHAPGLLISPHVGGSTSAFLPRAKRLLRAQLFRFATGEPLSNVVTTT from the coding sequence ATGGCTGACACGTTGCTGAACCACCGGCCCCAGGTCTGGCTGCCCATCCCGGCCGAGGAGATCGGCCCGCTGCCCACCGACCTGGACTACGTCTTCTGGAACGGTGCCGACGCGTACCCGGCGGATCCGTCGACCGCCGCGTTCTACGTCGTCCCGTACATGAAGGGAGCGGAGGTCGCCGCCCGGCCGCTGCCCCGGATGACGGGCCTCCGCGTCGTACAGACCCTGAGCGCCGGCACCGACCAGGTCGCCGGCTACCTCGGGCACCTGCCGCCCGGCGTACGCCTCTGCAACGCCCGCGGCGTGCACGAGGCGAGCACCGCGGAACTCACTCTCGCGCTCACCCTCGCCTCGCTGCGCGGCATCCCGCGCTTCGTCCGCGGCCAGGACGCCGAGGAGTGGCACGACGGCTTCTACCCCGCGCTCGCCGACAAGAGCGTGCTGATCATCGGCTACGGCTCGATCGGCAGTGCGATCGAGGACCGGCTCACCCCGTTCGAGTGCGACATCGTCCGGGTCGCCCGCACCGCGCGCCCCTCCCCGCGCGGCCCGGTGCACGCCCTCGCCGAACTGCCGGAACTCCTGCCGGAGGCCGATGTGGTGGTGCTCTCCACCCCGCTGACCGAGGCGACCAGAGGACTGGTGGGAGCGGAGTTCCTGTCCCGGATGAAGGACGGCGCACTCCTGGTGAACGTCGCGCGCGGGCCCGTGGTCGACACCAAGGCGCTGCTCGCCGAACTGGAGTCCGGACGGCTGCGCGCGGCACTCGATGTCACGGACCCGGAACCGCTGCCCGCCGGGCACCCGCTGTGGCACGCTCCGGGCCTTCTCATCAGCCCGCACGTCGGCGGCAGCACCTCCGCGTTCCTCCCGAGGGCCAAGCGGCTGCTGCGCGCACAGTTGTTCCGTTTCGCCACAGGAGAGCCGCTGAGCAACGTGGTCACCACCACCTGA